The genomic window ATTGAGTTTATGGAGCAAGGCTTAGTACCACGCGAGGATGCTGACATCTCGAAAGAACTTACCCGTTCGTTTAAGAAAGCAGGAATTCAGGTACTTGGCAATACTTCTGTCGAAAAAGTTGAAAAAGCAAAGCAAGGGCTTGTTGTATATGCTAAAGATAGAAAAGAAGGCAAAGAATCCCAGATTAACTGTGATGTAGTCTTGTCTGCTGCAGGTGTAAGTCCGAATACTGAAAATCTAGGTTTGGAAAAGCTCGGCATTAAGCAGGATAAAGGATACGTTTTAGTGGACGAATTCTACAGAACAAATGTCTCGGGGATTTATGCCATAGGAGACATAGTACCGGGTCCGGCTTTGGCACACGTTGCTAGTGCAGAAGGGATAATATGCGTAGAAAAAATTTGTGGTCACAATCCTCAGCCTTTGGATTATGGAAACATACCCGGGTGTACATATTGCACCCCAGAAATTGCCAGCGTTGGCTTGACTGAAGCAGAAGCGAAAGCGAAAGGTTTTGACATTCTGGTCGGGAAATTTCCGTTCAGTGCCAGCGGCAAGGCCAGTGCATCAGGGAACAAGGAAGGCTTTGTTAAGGTCATGTATGATAAAAAGTATGGAGAACTTCTAGGAGCACATCTCATAGGTGATCACGTCACTGAGATGATTGCGGAATTGGTTGTTGCGAAGAAGTTAGAGACCACAGGGCATGAAATACTGAAGGCAGTCCATCCACATCCGACCATGTCAGAAGCCATCATGGAAGCAACAGCTGCTGCATATGGAGAAGTCATTCATCTCTAAAGTAATTTTTATATTTTGTTTTAAATGACACTTCTATAGCATATGTATAAAATTGATCGACAATAACTTACACATTTAATTTTTGTGAAATACAAAAAGGCTCAAATTTTTATAAAATGAAGTGTGATTTTATTAACTCTGTAATGAATTTTTTATTCTAACTTGTGCATAAATTTTGAATTTAATTCACATATCAAACAATTCCACATGAAAAATTGGTTAACCATTGTTATTGTATTTTTATCGACTTGGGCTTATAGTCAAACTATTCAACTTAAGCCTCACAGTTTTTCCAGAAACGATTTAGTAAACAAACACTTCATTGATTATCAAATATTTACAATTGATATTAAACAGTTCCAGACAGACCTATCTAAGAAAACGGATAATATTTACAATGTAGTATTGCAATCTCCGACTGAAAGACAGAGACTTACTTTATTCGAATATGACTTGTTTACACCAGAGTTTGATGGGCCATGGCATTCTGAGAATGGTGTTATCAAATCCCCAAAAGACAAGAGTCTAAGAACATTCAGGGGTGCTGTCAAAGAAGACTTGAATGGTATGGCTAGCTTAACTGTTGCAAACAATTTCTTAATGGTTACAATGCAACGTGGAAATGATCTTTACATTCTTGAACCACTTCCAAACGAGGTTAACCCAAATCAAGAGGATTTATATATACTTTACAAAAGTGGCGATGTGATCCAATCCGGTGATCCTGTCGTGTGCGGATCAAATGAATTCAAAAAACAACAAGAAGAATTAGAAAAGAACCCAATTCGTGCAAGAAATATTCCGTGCGTTGATGTGGAAATTGGATTGGCATGTGACTGGGGATATGTAGAACGTCACCGAGGAATGGGTGGCGCTCAGAATTTCATGACAGCCATCATGAACTACTGCCAGACCAATTGGGATGATGATTTTCAAGTTCAGATTTCATTTGCGATTTCAGGCTTCTATATTCCTGCAGATCAAGCATCAGATATCTTTGACAGGGCAATGTCAATTATGGAACATTTAAATCTATTAATAGGGAATGCTTCAAGCATATTACCTCCACACGACGTTGCAACCGGCTGGACCACAGATTACACTTCAGGAATTGTTGGACTTGCGGCTGGAATTGGAACAGTGTGTTTGCCATCAGAACAATACAACATATGCAGTGAATACAGCATGGATTTTGGTTGTTTGAGGCAACTACAATCTCATGAGTTAGGACACAATTTTGGTTGCACTCATGATGGTGGAGGCGGTACGGGTGGAAGTGGTACGATCATGGCCCCAACAGTAAATTGTTCTAATAACTGGTCCGTCATGTCCAGAGTTCAAGTTTATGACTTTGTAAATACAGCAACTTGCCTCACACCTTGTGGACATTTAGAACCTGTTCCAGTGCCGATATTCAATGCGGTGCCGACACTAGCATGTGTACCCGGACCTGTGCAGTTTACAGATATGTCACTTTATACTACTTCCTGGAATTGGAAATTCCCCGGAGGTGTTCCTGCTACATCCACCAGCCCTAATCCGTTAGTACAATATCCAAATGCCGGAGTTTATGATGTGGAGTTGGAAGTTAAAAATCCACGATGCTCGACCAAAGTAGTAAAGGCTAAATATATTCAGATGGATCCTGCACCTATTGTTGATTTTGAAGCTGACATCCAAAGTCTATCCGTTGGCTTCAGAAATACCACTCAATACGGATTCGATTTTTTCTGGACATTCGGTGACGGACAATCCAGCACAGAATTTGAACCGGTACACGATTATAAAGCTGAAGGAGATTATACTGTCACGTTACGTGTAACTGGCGATTGCGGAGTAAGAACGCTTACTAAAATAATTGAAGTGTATTACTTCCCTACTTCAGATTTTGATGCCGATACAATTTGGGGTTGTGCACCAAAACAAATCAAATTTTTTGACCAGTCTTCAGATAATGTAATCAGATGGGACTGGAGATTTCCTGGCGGAACTCCTAATTTTTCAATCTTAAAAAATCCAGTGATTACTTATAAAAACAAAGGCGTTTATGATGTGAAACTATTTTCATCAGGAAAAAGATATACTGCTTCTTCAGAGAAAAAACTTTATATCACAATAGACAGTGCTCCGGTTTCCAAGTTTGATTATGATGTCATGGGTGCCACTCTTCAATTCAACAGTAAAGCTACATACCCAAAAAACCATTTTTGGAATTTTGGTGATGGCAATACTAGCAATGAAGAAAACCCTTCTCATTCATTTGCTAACGGTATTTACGAAGTAATCTACACAGTTGATAATCTTTGTGGAACTCATACAAGTAAGCAAACTATAGTAATTGGAGATAGACCCGTCGCTGGTTTCAAAGTTCAAAATCAATTTGGTTGTGCACCATATACTGTTGATTTTGAAAATCTCTCTTCATCAGCTGCAACAAATTTTGAATGGACTTTCCCTGGAGGTAATCCTTCTACAAGCACATTGCGAAATCCACAAGTGGTCTACCCAGTTTCAGGCAAGTATTCTGTTTCTTTACTCGCTTACAATGCAGCTTACAGAGATAGCTTAACTGTACAAGACTACATTGATGTTAAAGATTACCCCGTTCCTGTATTCAAATCTACAGTCAAAGGCTTTGCTGCTACATTTGACAATACAAGTAAATTTGGAAATACCTATCACTGGGATTTTGGAGATGGCAAAACAAGCACAGAAGAAGATCCTGTCCACGATTATGGAGTTGAAGGTGAGTTTCGCGTAATACTGACGGTCGAAAATGAATGCGGAACTAAGACTATTGAAAAGACCATTGCGGTATATCTGGTACCAAAAGTCAATTTTGCATCGGACACAACAGCAGGATGTAAACCACTTACTATTCATTTTATTGATAAATCTTCCTCTGATGTGATTGAATGGAACTGGCAATTTGAGAATGGCAATCCTGCCACATCAACAGAGCAGAATCCAATAGTTGTGTTTGATAAATTTGGCACATTCACGGTAAAACTCACTGTAAAGAATAATAATGGTGCTAACAGTAATACGAAATTGAAATATATCAGAATAATTGATGACGTTTATTGCAAGTATAAGCGAGATCCACAAGATCCTAACGGCGGAACTGAAATTGACCAAAATGGACAAGGCACATCTGAACTATTTGCAGCTTATCAGGAGATGGAAATTTATCCTAATCCAGTAAGGGACAATTTTACTTTGATCGTTCCATCACTTCCTGATGAAATTGCTCAGCTTAGTATAGTTGATTTCAAAGGTAAAGTGATCCATCAACAAAAAATTGACGCGTTAAGGTCTGACATTTCCACTACAAAACTTGAATCTGGTATCTATCTTGCTATATTGCAAAACGGAAATACCAGAACTGTGCAAAAGATATCCATTATGCGATAAGTTATATCCTTGTTAAACCAATTTCATCAAGAGAGGCAACAGATCAGTTGCCTCTCTTTTTTTTCTACGACTAAATGAGGCTGAGTAAAATTGACTTACCCAAATTTTCCAACAAATAATTCAAGCATTATCATACACCAAATCAAAGCTGCCCATTTTATCTGTTTCTCAAGAAGAGATTTTTCAAAACAAGCCAAGTAAAGCTGTTCTTGGTTCCTTCGATTTTGACTAAAATCATTGGATCAATTGCCTGTTCCCCCATTAAGTCAAATTAAAAGCTTCAACATTTTACA from Saprospiraceae bacterium includes these protein-coding regions:
- the lpdA gene encoding dihydrolipoyl dehydrogenase; this encodes MTKYDIAVIGAGPGGYVAAIRAAQLGKNVCIIERESLGGICLNWGCIPTKALLKSAQVFNYIRHAADYGIVVSDSKADFGIIISRSRAVAEGMSKGVQFLMKKNKINVIMGSARLLGSGKIQVTNSDGGLNELEAEHIILATGARAKELPNLKIDGEKIIDYRKAMTLTSAPKEMVVVGAGAIGVEFAHFYNSLGTKVTIIEFMEQGLVPREDADISKELTRSFKKAGIQVLGNTSVEKVEKAKQGLVVYAKDRKEGKESQINCDVVLSAAGVSPNTENLGLEKLGIKQDKGYVLVDEFYRTNVSGIYAIGDIVPGPALAHVASAEGIICVEKICGHNPQPLDYGNIPGCTYCTPEIASVGLTEAEAKAKGFDILVGKFPFSASGKASASGNKEGFVKVMYDKKYGELLGAHLIGDHVTEMIAELVVAKKLETTGHEILKAVHPHPTMSEAIMEATAAAYGEVIHL
- a CDS encoding PKD domain-containing protein — protein: MKNWLTIVIVFLSTWAYSQTIQLKPHSFSRNDLVNKHFIDYQIFTIDIKQFQTDLSKKTDNIYNVVLQSPTERQRLTLFEYDLFTPEFDGPWHSENGVIKSPKDKSLRTFRGAVKEDLNGMASLTVANNFLMVTMQRGNDLYILEPLPNEVNPNQEDLYILYKSGDVIQSGDPVVCGSNEFKKQQEELEKNPIRARNIPCVDVEIGLACDWGYVERHRGMGGAQNFMTAIMNYCQTNWDDDFQVQISFAISGFYIPADQASDIFDRAMSIMEHLNLLIGNASSILPPHDVATGWTTDYTSGIVGLAAGIGTVCLPSEQYNICSEYSMDFGCLRQLQSHELGHNFGCTHDGGGGTGGSGTIMAPTVNCSNNWSVMSRVQVYDFVNTATCLTPCGHLEPVPVPIFNAVPTLACVPGPVQFTDMSLYTTSWNWKFPGGVPATSTSPNPLVQYPNAGVYDVELEVKNPRCSTKVVKAKYIQMDPAPIVDFEADIQSLSVGFRNTTQYGFDFFWTFGDGQSSTEFEPVHDYKAEGDYTVTLRVTGDCGVRTLTKIIEVYYFPTSDFDADTIWGCAPKQIKFFDQSSDNVIRWDWRFPGGTPNFSILKNPVITYKNKGVYDVKLFSSGKRYTASSEKKLYITIDSAPVSKFDYDVMGATLQFNSKATYPKNHFWNFGDGNTSNEENPSHSFANGIYEVIYTVDNLCGTHTSKQTIVIGDRPVAGFKVQNQFGCAPYTVDFENLSSSAATNFEWTFPGGNPSTSTLRNPQVVYPVSGKYSVSLLAYNAAYRDSLTVQDYIDVKDYPVPVFKSTVKGFAATFDNTSKFGNTYHWDFGDGKTSTEEDPVHDYGVEGEFRVILTVENECGTKTIEKTIAVYLVPKVNFASDTTAGCKPLTIHFIDKSSSDVIEWNWQFENGNPATSTEQNPIVVFDKFGTFTVKLTVKNNNGANSNTKLKYIRIIDDVYCKYKRDPQDPNGGTEIDQNGQGTSELFAAYQEMEIYPNPVRDNFTLIVPSLPDEIAQLSIVDFKGKVIHQQKIDALRSDISTTKLESGIYLAILQNGNTRTVQKISIMR